A window of the Terriglobia bacterium genome harbors these coding sequences:
- a CDS encoding fumarylacetoacetate hydrolase family protein, with product MKQNRRNFLKTAGALGAVAVTGAMPAAIAESRPSGTSAKGYAKGLTLLTMRRNGEYRLGVKLEQGILDVLEAAKLLHMRAPSTVDELLANEDGPALNALVTAAQKSKAAQKAFVKEESIEYGPAVTRPDKIVCVGLNYKRHAQEVGLKPGKVPVLFSKYNNALSAHNQPLKLPTKVATKFDYEIELVMGKVAKDVSEEDALSYVAGYASGNDFTARDLQLETGGQWMIGKTPDQFAPLGPYLVTADQIPDPNNLKLECRVNGETRQSWNTNDMIFNCKQIISYISGRITMKPGDIIFTGTPQGVIQGYPPEKRVWLKAGDKIACSVEKLGELKFDLA from the coding sequence ATGAAGCAGAACCGTCGGAATTTCCTCAAGACCGCAGGCGCGCTCGGCGCGGTCGCGGTCACGGGCGCGATGCCCGCGGCGATCGCGGAATCCAGGCCATCCGGGACGTCGGCAAAGGGATACGCCAAGGGCCTGACGCTGCTGACCATGCGGCGCAACGGCGAGTATCGGCTGGGCGTGAAGCTGGAGCAGGGGATCCTCGATGTCCTTGAAGCCGCCAAGCTGCTGCACATGCGCGCGCCCTCTACCGTGGACGAGCTGCTGGCAAACGAGGACGGACCGGCGCTGAACGCGCTGGTGACCGCGGCCCAGAAGTCGAAGGCAGCGCAGAAGGCGTTCGTCAAAGAGGAGAGCATCGAGTACGGGCCGGCGGTGACGCGTCCGGACAAAATCGTCTGCGTCGGGCTCAACTACAAGCGGCACGCGCAGGAGGTCGGCCTGAAGCCGGGCAAAGTGCCGGTACTGTTCAGCAAGTACAACAATGCGCTGAGCGCGCACAACCAGCCGCTGAAGCTGCCCACCAAGGTCGCCACCAAGTTCGACTACGAGATCGAGCTGGTGATGGGCAAGGTGGCGAAAGACGTCAGTGAGGAAGATGCGCTGTCGTACGTTGCGGGATACGCGAGCGGCAACGACTTCACGGCGCGCGACCTGCAACTGGAGACCGGCGGGCAATGGATGATCGGCAAGACGCCCGACCAGTTCGCGCCGCTGGGCCCGTACCTGGTAACTGCGGACCAGATCCCCGATCCGAACAACCTGAAGCTGGAATGCCGGGTGAACGGCGAGACGCGGCAATCGTGGAACACCAACGACATGATCTTCAACTGCAAGCAGATCATCAGCTACATCTCGGGGCGCATCACGATGAAGCCCGGGGACATCATTTTCACCGGGACGCCGCAGGGAGTGATCCAAGGGTATCCGCCGGAGAAGCGGGTGTGGCTGAAGGCGGGCGACAAGATCGCGTGCAGCGTGGAAAAGCTAGGCGAGCTGAAGTTCGACCTGGCGTGA
- a CDS encoding long-chain fatty acid--CoA ligase codes for MLSWTLSSRDWRTRPVAVSTLNDVFYAGIDRDHDRVMMFKQTVKWIPISSRELYRDVVGTAKSLARWDVHKGDRVAILSENRPEWAVADYATLLLGAVVVPIYPTLTAEQTAHILRDSGARIIFVSTIEQMKKVEAIKDQTRLEQIVVMDYVGVPNAVPMHRLMVNQTTQRDPDFDARAKEIKPDDLATIIFTSGTTGMPKGAMLTHGNLAANLSVSMARSNLTPQDVSISFLPLSHVTARHLDYVLFYYGVTLAYCPDFNQLTRFLLEVKPTMFVAVPRVYEKIAHRVRQETASGLKRAIYEWALKVGRAHRDQVLAGKIPSSSAWKLANALVYSKIRRGMGGRVTSFISGGAPLGFDLADWYACMGIRILEGYGLTETSPVIAINTPDECKIGTVGKPLPNVQIRIADDGEILVKGPSIFPGYWNMPDETKNAFVDGWFKTGDIGILDQDGFLAITDRKRDLLKTSGGKFIAPQPIEVALKMNPMVGHAVVIGDRRKFASVVISPNFLMLEDWAQAAGIDYKSREGLIADPRTRKMYDDALAVLNAKLAQFETIKKVLLVPDDFTVQTGELTASMKIKRRVIEEKYRSQIDALYSTEPEALSSETVTVV; via the coding sequence ATGCTGTCGTGGACGTTATCCTCAAGGGATTGGAGAACCAGGCCAGTGGCAGTTAGCACCCTCAACGACGTCTTTTACGCCGGCATCGACCGCGACCATGACCGCGTCATGATGTTCAAGCAGACGGTCAAGTGGATCCCCATCTCTTCGCGCGAGCTCTACCGCGACGTCGTCGGCACCGCCAAGTCGCTCGCCCGCTGGGACGTGCACAAGGGCGATCGCGTCGCCATCCTCAGCGAGAACCGCCCCGAGTGGGCCGTCGCCGACTACGCCACGTTGTTGCTCGGTGCCGTTGTCGTCCCCATCTATCCCACGCTCACCGCCGAGCAGACCGCGCACATCCTCCGCGATTCCGGCGCCCGCATCATCTTCGTCTCCACCATCGAGCAGATGAAGAAAGTCGAGGCCATCAAAGACCAGACCCGCCTCGAGCAGATCGTGGTCATGGACTACGTCGGCGTCCCCAACGCCGTCCCCATGCATCGCCTCATGGTCAATCAGACCACCCAGCGCGACCCCGATTTCGACGCCCGCGCGAAAGAGATCAAGCCCGACGATCTGGCCACCATCATCTTTACCTCGGGCACCACCGGCATGCCCAAGGGCGCCATGCTGACTCACGGCAATCTTGCTGCCAACCTCAGCGTTTCCATGGCCAGGTCCAACCTCACCCCGCAAGACGTCTCCATCTCTTTCCTCCCGCTCTCCCACGTCACCGCGCGCCACCTCGATTACGTGCTCTTTTACTACGGTGTCACGCTGGCCTACTGCCCCGATTTCAACCAGCTCACGCGATTTCTTCTCGAAGTGAAGCCCACCATGTTCGTCGCCGTCCCGCGCGTCTACGAGAAGATCGCGCACCGCGTGCGCCAGGAGACCGCCAGCGGCCTCAAGCGCGCCATCTACGAATGGGCGTTGAAGGTCGGCCGCGCCCATCGCGATCAGGTGCTGGCCGGGAAGATTCCGTCTTCGTCAGCGTGGAAGCTGGCCAACGCTCTCGTCTATTCGAAGATCAGGAGAGGCATGGGCGGACGCGTGACCTCGTTCATCTCCGGCGGCGCTCCTCTCGGTTTCGATCTCGCCGACTGGTACGCCTGCATGGGCATCCGCATCCTCGAAGGCTACGGCCTCACCGAGACTTCACCCGTCATCGCCATCAACACCCCCGACGAATGCAAGATCGGCACCGTCGGCAAGCCGCTGCCCAACGTACAAATCAGGATCGCGGACGACGGCGAGATCCTGGTCAAAGGCCCCTCTATCTTCCCCGGCTACTGGAACATGCCGGACGAGACCAAGAACGCTTTCGTGGACGGCTGGTTCAAGACCGGCGACATCGGCATTCTCGACCAGGACGGCTTCCTCGCCATCACCGACCGCAAGAGGGACCTGCTCAAGACCTCGGGCGGCAAGTTCATCGCCCCTCAGCCCATCGAGGTCGCCCTCAAGATGAACCCCATGGTCGGGCACGCCGTCGTCATCGGCGACCGCCGCAAATTCGCCTCGGTCGTCATCTCGCCCAACTTCTTAATGCTCGAGGACTGGGCCCAGGCCGCCGGCATCGATTACAAGTCCCGCGAGGGACTCATCGCCGATCCGCGCACCCGCAAGATGTACGACGACGCTCTCGCGGTCCTCAACGCCAAGCTTGCCCAGTTTGAGACCATCAAGAAGGTCCTGCTCGTTCCCGACGACTTCACCGTCCAGACCGGCGAGCTCACCGCCTCCATGAAAATCAAGCGCCGCGTCATCGAGGAAAAATATAGGTCGCAGATCGACGCCCTCTACTCCACCGAACCCGAAGCCCTTTCCTCCGAAACCGTCACCGTGGTGTGA